One Bufo gargarizans isolate SCDJY-AF-19 chromosome 3, ASM1485885v1, whole genome shotgun sequence DNA segment encodes these proteins:
- the MPZL1 gene encoding myelin protein zero-like protein 1 isoform X3 translates to MAAVRVSVSWCGLCLLLAEVLCTVHYAGALEIYGPNELFVENGTYAKLPCTFKSTDVTSSTTSITWTYLEEGSSAAGVVIFYYIGGKQYPGTIPRFKDRVSWAGEINNRDVSIKLDKITFKDNGTYSCAVMNPPDISGTPKQIKLRVVEKDNLPVSNVPFLVGIICAAIGGLLLIAIIIFAVVITKKKRSRKNYTGGQ, encoded by the exons ATGGCTGCGGTTCGGGTGTCGGTTTCTTGGTGCGGGCTGTGTCTTCTGCTGGCGGAGGTGCTGTGTACGG TGCATTATGCCGGCGCTCTGGAAATCTACGGACCAAACGAGTTATTCGTCGAGAACGGCACATACGCCAAATTGCCCTGTACCTTCAAGTCTACAGACGTGACGAGCAGCACGACCTCCATCACGTGGACGTACCTAGAGGAAGGCTCTAGTGCCGCAGGAGTGGTG ATTTTCTATTACATTGGCGGGAAGCAGTATCCAGGGACAATTCCGCGCTTTAAGGATCGGGTCTCGTGGGCCGGAGAAATCAATAACAGGGATGTGTCTATCAAGTTGGATAAGATTACCTTTAAGGACAACGGGACCTACAGCTGCGCGGTCATGAATCCTCCGGATATCTCTGGCACCCCAAAGCAGATAAAGCTGCGGGTTGTGGAGAAGG ATAATCTCCCAGTGTCCAATGTGCCCTTCTTGGTGGGTATAATTTGTGCAGCCATTGGAGGCCTCCTCCTCATCGCCATCATCATCTTTGCAGTGGTGATCACCAAAAAGAAAAGGTCTAGAAAGAATTACACAGG